In Rhopalosiphum padi isolate XX-2018 chromosome 3, ASM2088224v1, whole genome shotgun sequence, the genomic stretch ttttatctatttataacaaCTATATATGAACTAATTTACACTGTTTAATGGTATTCACGGtaaggtattttaatttataagttaataaaataataacaataattttatgtggtttaaattataaatataaatattaatgtaataattaaataaaggaaatgttttcagaaaaaattaaatcaacttacAAAATACTAAGTTTAGTAAAATAAACGACTTTAATAGACATTTAGATCGTAtccgttcagaattgtttttcgtatatatgatataaaattttattcaaatttaacacacccttTACAGGGTATGTACAGGCGCACAGCAGTGTGGTACTCATTtttctactttatttttataattccattgttttagataaataaatctatattaattttgtaataaggtACCACCTAcgacctatacattatatatatataaaaaaaaaaaaattataagatgaATACTATAaaactagaaataaaaaaatgcaacaaGTGGTGACTATTCTACatgcataaatatattaggtgtcgagtgggtcactgtaatgaaaatgttaaatgttaaatttgaatgcaatagtataacattattatttacgaaatatgATTCAGAATGGAGAATACCTatcagtttataatattatcactaagtatatatttcacgatatgtttttttatttgatatttattttaaaaattgtacacttcaaatacatataaaattaaattggttCTAGGTCAAGCATTAACAGTGCGAAACGCGGCcaatttgtactattatatatactactatatagtCTGAAGTCATGACcaactttattaaaaatgttattaagtttaaatattatttggtaaatctAATTATCTTCTAAATTTCTATAAATCATATAGCACCAGTAAGTACacctactacctatacaaatatcgtattattatttctatatgtttaaataacaaaaGTATAGTACATTAAttcttattgttaaaaatactttttcttttcgacaatataatatattgaatacagtatatatatttcacaaatattataggtatgtactacttacataatatacagaataatatttttgtgaacatttttgttagggtttttaaaatctaatgatTAAAAAGAACCGATTATTTTGACTTGttgtaaatataggtactatatctaCTCTTATAACGtttgtaatttactttttattttatatttaatttttacattatatataggtatttactactcagttatatatactttatctataaaatagtacaaagtgtacgcatttttaaatttaaatttttatctgaCCGTATACAAAACGTGTCCGCGTTACCTATGCAGTTTTAGCAATGGGCCGTACAAAATGACCGTTTACCTGTTTAccaaataaattgtacataatatgtatttttatgcaGATATAAGAACTTATACGGAATGTTGTATTTAGTGTCAAGTATTTTGACTATGAAAATCGAATTGTCAATTTGTCATGTCTATAAATTGCTTGaaaagagttaaaatattttgaaaattttatcatataatgaaaaaaatagtataaatgttcgatgaaaattttaaaatcataaaatatatgcgGTGACTTCCCCAAGTTTTTATTAAGTGATCATGGACCATGGTGTAATAGTGACATATACTTAATGctttaaacactataatacgtttttatttcttGACGTGTTTCTAGCCACTaaacattatcatattttataaaaatatatattagactTTAAATATATACGCCACTGAAACAAGCACACATATTCAAAACCGACAAAaccgttaaaaataattcaaatacagttttaattgattaatcCCTTTTATTCGTCGTTgtcacataaataatttaaataaatacatttcataaatacatacacatagtttaattgtttgattaaccgatgaaaaataatataatgcgcgTATACAGCGGCAAATGTCACTTTTACGGCTTAGGTACACGTGCAGCGCATAAGATAAAATATCGGCGGCAATCgtctaaataatgtaatttatacaatataaagtgaagaaaaaaaaaaacaaaacaaaatactcaaaattaaatgtttaagattacctataaaatacataatatagtcgcTATATAGTGTGGTTTGAgtgtaaacacaaaaatataatataataataataacaagactACTTGGATACTTATGACTTTTCTGCTCTTATTATGAGCTAGGGTGGgcgatgatataaataaatatcatattggtCCAAACGCGATACAAGTGTctacgataaatattatataacaacgaTACATTACTACTGAAAAATTATACtaagtaactataataaaaataaaaggtgaATGGTCACAATCGTACtcgaattcaataaaatattatgtacaattagaatataataataaataaattggtgGGGGGGGAAGGCAGAACGTACGTAATAATGAAATCCATTGGGCGTAAAAAAGCACAGAGATGGGTAAAACGCGAAGGTACACCACAATGtctaattttatgtataaaaaaaatattttacattaaaagtaattatcTGGGTAAGGTTAATGAAAGTAGGcccgatacaaaaaaaaaaaaaaaaatacgtggtCATAAGAATAaacaaacgaaaataaaaagataaaactaaaaatattacaatctaCACAATACTAGTATAGAACGTAAAACGCGTCGATCACACGACGGACGACGTacgattttatcataataatattataggagtGTGTGCCctgaaaaacgaaaatattttctAGTGACGTACGAAAAACGAACGCCGAGTGGACACGGAACGAACGGGGTAAATTTTGGTTAAGACGCGCGACACCGCCGTCCACTACTTTTTACTACTACTCCTCTTCCTCTTGCCCATGGGCTCGGACGATTCATCGCCCAGGAACTCGAGCCGGGTGCCGCTGTCGAAGAATCGTACGAACGCAGCCGGCGGCACTTTGGGACTGTCGTCTCCGGTGCGGTTGTCGTTGTAGTCGATGGCCATCTGCGGCGGCGGGCAGTCCGGACTGAACCTCTTGCTGTGCGATTTGATGATGGCCGCGGTCGTCATGCCGTTCGTGCTGTCGTCGGTGCGGTAACGGACGTCGCCACAGTCTTTGAACACGAAAAACGGTTCGATGTCTCCTTCTTCCAGGTTTTCCGCGGCCGCCGCGGCTTCCTGGTCGTCGGTGTTGTTGTTGCGTCGCCGCTGGCTGTACACGACCCGTTTGCCGTGGAACTCGACGTAGTCGCCGACGTTCGTGGGCACGGTAGCCGTGGTACTCTCGTCGGTCGCGTGTTCCTCGTTGGTGGTCACCGGTTCGCCGGTCGATCGTAAGAAATGGACGCGGGTGTGCTCGACCAGGTCGACCTCGCCGTGCGTGCGGTATGTGCAGAACCTGCACGACCGTTTCCACGACCGTTTGGACGCGGCCCCCGACGAGTTCATAGCCGCGTAGTGATGCGTGTTGTGCCGGTCCAGCTGCGATCGTATGTCGCACTCGAACGGACAGTGTGCGCACCGGAACAGGGACGTGGTCGTCTCGCCGACCAAGTTTCCGGTGGCCCCGTAGGCGGCGTTCAGCTCGTACGCAGTCTGCTGGTCCGATATCTCGTTCGTGAAAGTCGTGTCCTGCGGCTGTAGTTTGACCACTGGTTTGGTCGTACGCAGTGGCTTCCGATCTTCAGCGGTCGGCCGCTTGCGAATCCGTTGCGCGTTGGCCGCCTCCTCTTGTTCCTTAATCATTTTCGCCCTGTCGGCCGCCTGTGCGTTGTTCTTCCGGATCTCGGCGTCACGCGCGTGCTTCCGCTGGTGTTGCACGTAATTGGCTGTGTATCGCACAGCATAGTCACATTTATCGCACTGGTACTTGTCCACAGCCCCGTGCAGGGTCAGGTGTACGACATACTGTTCACGCTTATTGAAAGCTGACGGGCACTTAGGGCACTTGTACCGCTTGGATCGAATAACGCCGTTTTTTATTGTGGTCGGATAAAAGAAAGATGGGTTGCCCAGCATTATGGATCCGAACTCGGGATCGATCCCGAGCTCTTCGtcgtcatcatcgtcgtcgtcgtcgtcgtcgtcgtcgtcgtcattttCATCTGAAAGTTCCCCCTTTGCATCTAATGGTGTAGACGTCGTTAATGAATTTGCGGACAAGGGTATTTTTTTACCTCTAGCTTTTAACTTTGACAAAGCTTTCAATTTTTTCGATGTCTTGTTCTTAATTTTTTCTCTGACAGGCAGGTCTCGATGTACTGCTTCATGACGAACTAAGTTACCATAAGTGCTCACTGCGTAATCACAACATCTGCATTTGTGACGCCCCGGACCACCATGTAACGTTTTGTGGTACTGCAAGGCTGTAGATTTGAAGAACTTACCCGGACACATGGTGCACATAAACTGTCGTGTATAACTGGCTTTAGTAGTCTTCACAACTTTTCCGGTGGCACCACTAGTGGTCTTATGAGTTACGGGCTTAACGGCGGCACCACTGGTAGATTTTATTGCAGTAGCGACTGTGGTCTTAGGCGCTGGTAGCAACGGTGGCGGTGGTGACTTTGATCTGATCATCTTAGACACTGGCAGTAGTGCTGGTGGTGGTGGCTTTGCATTGGCGGTTTTCATAGCAACGCCAACTGTCATAGAACGACGTCGGCGTTTACTATTGTCATCGACGTCCTCGGTGGACGGCGGTTGCGCTACGGTGGCGACGACGTTGGGCTCAGAATGCCGCACACGTTTAGTCCGTCTTTGACGTTGGCCGTCAGGCTCGGGCGAGTGTGTTTTTGAATGTTTGTAATCTAGTAATTGAGGCGGAGATCCTGGTCGTCTTTGAAGTTGAGGCGAGTCGTCATTCACCATTGCCGGGTACTCGGAACGCCGTGGATATTTAGGGTTAACTGGATATCCGGAAGTGAGCAGTTCCGTAGTACGCTGTGCATATTCATCACAATGTACGATTTCGTGCGCATCTACGTGACTTCTTGCACGAGCTACAAATGAACAACAGTCGCACGCGTTTTTCCAACCTCGGAATCTGTGGAACCGGATGTGGAATCGGAGATCAGCACGGAAAAAGTACCGAGCCGGGCAATATGGACAAAATTTAAGCTCAGGATCATCAATTTCTGTATACTTTGTGACGTCTTCAGGGTTTTCATTATCGCTAGACGAATCGGACAACACTTCATTACTAGAAAGTAATAAACCGCTGTTAGTGGCAGTGTTCTTGTCTAACAGCAACCTTTGTTCTAGCTCCATTACGTATTCAATGGCCCGTATTTGAACCGAGTCCACGACGGTGATATCGTAAAAGCCCACCGTTGAGCAGCTGTAACTAGTTGAGTGTACCTTGACATGTGATGCCAATACACCCGCGTTGTTGCACACATAAGTGCATCGTTTGCATGGGTGTAAGGGAGACGGCGGAACTGAACAGCCTGATAAACGCTGTTGCATTTGTCTGTGATTCTGATGATCAGGATGATCCGAGTGCATCCGTTCGTGCTCAACTGTGTTGTGGCGTCGGCGATTAGTGTGAGGGCAGTACCGGCACTTGAATACTTTCGTAAAAGGCGGAATGTTTTCTTTCCTGTAATGCCATACCATAGGGGGCCCGGTGGTTTCATCCACATCTGTTGCATtagctattttattttctaatttgtttTCGGAATTCTTTGCATTCATGTCTCTTTGCCCAGCTCGAACAATGGAATCTTCTGGATATCGAAGCTCTGGTTCTTCGATCACATGCCCGTGTCGATAATGATGGTACAAAATAGCTGATTTAGTGACGTTAAACACGCATTCTGTACAACTATATAATGCACCCCGTTCGATGTGCAGCTGTTTATGTGCTAGTAAGTCTCTTCTATTGGTTGAATAGTACCAACACTCGTTGCATTCAAACACTTCAATTTCTTTGCGTGATACAGTTGTAGTATTTTCTTCCGATGTTGCTGATGACGTTGTAGACGTGAAAGTGGCctgaaatttcaaaaatattatattataaatactatacaatttacaatattaatatgtttaatacatttattagttatatatattaacttgtTTAGCGGGAAGGAAGAATGGCAAATTAAACTTACTTTGATGATTTTAACTGATGTAGGTTCAGTCACTTCCTCCGCTCTAACTATTATTTCTTCATCTTCTACTTGCTCGTCTTCCTCCGGTTCTTCAACTCCATCGTATTCGCAACTTATCATATTGTcagttattttttcatcagcGACAGTACTACTAAAGCTGCTTTTTTCAGAGCTCTTGCTCGGTATCGAAGATGTTTCAATAGTTGATCCTTCGTCATTATCAACAAAATCAGGTTTGCACTCTACCGTTTCGACCACGACGATATTATCGTCACTGGTATCGAACAAAACTTCCATATTGGTCGTGGCGTTAGTGTCATCACTACCGTTGTCGAACATTGTCATATTAGCTGTTGCTTCGTTACTACTACCGTTTTCATCGATTGCTTGCATTTCCTCCTCGTCATCATAGTTGATTGAATTTGAAGCCGATTCGTCTCGTTGTTCGGTTCCGTAATTTACATCGGTGGCATTAACATCAGTATTGACACTACCATCATCCATCTCGTGCGCAAACATCATGTGATCCAACATAGctctttagtaaaaataaataatattaatattaattgaaaaggTGTTACGGCATTAAGATTTTCAAACTGAAATCAACTCACTTTTTTTCTTCCGACCAAAACGGACAGTACTCACACCTATACTTAGTTTCTTCTGGAATATGGGTGCGCTGCATATGTTCCTTCAATTGACCCGGGCTAGCAGCTGTCACGTCACAGAGCGGACAAGACAGAAAATTTTCGtcatctgaaaataaaaataatataatattttatatactaatataaacgtCAATTATAATGTGTAGCTTTAACTTTTTggattaaatcttttaaataatgtaataataaaatgatatttttaatacaacccAACAGAGAtagataaataagtataatactcACCATAAAGCATTAACGACTTAGGGTTGGTAGACAACAACAGCAAAGTATCGGATGTGGATCCGGTTGTGGGAGTCTTTGTTTTTCTGCGGTCGATGGTTGGTGAATTTTGTTCTGtcgtttcttttttttctgctgatttttttttttgaatctgaataaaatataacgggataattaattactaattgatAAAATTCAACGCTCAAGTCGACAATATTAACcgtaataaaaaatttgttataaatgtgtACATGTTGAGTACACATATCACGTCATGTATTATAAGcgcatttaatttgaaataattttttatgcgtAAATTAAGTAGTTATGTTAAGTTTCTTATTAAAAGTTctgatttatgaataatattaacaaaatgtagattgaaaaaaataaatagatatatatatatataaatattttacactcaACAGTTAATTGTATCAATAGTCATTGTTATATAGTTGATACAATTATGtaccatattattcatattcttaagtttttattaaaataattatatataaattatattaaattcaaataaaatatgtataccagGTGTTTAATAAGTTTGGAAACtcttaattattgtatagatattCTAATACCTACATAGAGTAATAACAGATAATACtgcatacaataaataatgtaaaatatttaaaaacctcattaattttatcatattatcatttatcaatccGAGACTAATGACTGTTTCCAAACTTATCGAACACTCTGTATATGCATTAatcgaattataaaatatattttttcgattaTTGAGGAAGGTTAAAGAGAAATGATAACTAAAAatgatatagaaataaattatataataaattttatgtacatatattattatctgttttttttttttagttggaaAGGTATgagtaacttaattattatttaacaaaaaacgCTTAAAACAACGATTCACAGGCATAAAGGTAAAATCAAGAATATTTATTTCGTATacataacgaaaaataaataacagtaaatCACTATTATATATGAAGTGTTAGCACTTAAGTAATAGTTACGTTGAAGGTTGAAAAcaacagttttatatttttctgacaTTAACTGGAtacttataataacaattttaaaaaccggATAAGTCTTTCTGTTACAAAGTAGTTTCGAGCGTATCTCGCATTGTTGAGTCAATTCAATAGCATAACATACAATAAATgattctattaaattaatttttccaaaaataacacataaattatgcagcagttattaaaaaattatatcatgtattattgttattgttattaacctTTATTAACCTGTAAGCTATTGGCTATTGATGTACAATAGGATGGTATGAAAcgagataataatttaaatattttaaaaatttcactgAAAATGattggtaatataaatattaaacaatgtttttattttttatgattgatgttttttgaattaagtataataaaataactaaaattgtttaatgaaaaatcgttattttccGAATAAGTATCCAATTGCCtgctataattttgttattttcaaacactcataaaaaaaaatgaatgtggctttataataaagtttttattttaatctcaaTAAGAATAATAACCTATAAGGAAAATTGTACTAAATGTTCAAGTTTTAGTCATTAGTTTAAAatgaaatgaatttttaattataaaataatttgcatttatcataatttagcTGACGGTGAATTCTCAAACGCTTAAAAACAAatgacacaatatatttttgatattttttttatagcctTAGGAGCATTTGAgaaatcttttaatatatttttaagcaatatgacttataataattttatcaatataaatgaaaaaaatatgaacatttctATAGTTATTCTTATTAGAATTATAACCAAATAACAAGacctattttgtaaaaaaaattatttgataaatatttcggtttttttaaaagttaaaaatgtaagctCCAAATTGTgatgaaaaatatatctttCTAAAACCAACACAATCATCGCTctgtttaaagtaaaaaatataagtaaaagatGTTTATGATTTGTGTGGTAAATTCAgtcgattaaaaataatatcgatttattaaaatattgttttgtatgcCACTGAGTTAGGTAAAAGTGTTTTTACGTTACCAAGTTCGGGCAAGTGTCGTGAgcgtcaatattatattaaacactaCTATTCATCGACGAAAACTCGAAGATAGCCACTTTATCACCATTTTGATAATTCGATTGCATAGCGTCCAAacgattatgtataaataaataataatatattctcaatGCTCGGCGATTTTGTAGGTTTTTAAAACTACAGTAGTTAGTGACGTCGTTGTACGAGTGTAGATCAAAAAACAATACAACGCAGAGAATGGTATAGACATAGTAACGGTGCGAAAGAAAGAGAGAAAATTGCAATTAAAGTATGAAAAGTTGGtgcataaatcaaaaataatcttGGACGTACGCGGAAAAAAATACGCTAAATAATTTCACCGTGCGGGACGAGCAACAAAATTGTGTAAGTATAATGTTCACAGGGCCAGAGAGTCAAATATATTTACcacagttaaattatatattaccaaataacttattattgttatgttgaTAATTAATAGGCGTGTCGTGTGTTGAGTGACGCGCAAAGTTAATTGCAATTATAGACCATCAGTACGAGAGACATAAGTCAAGttaaaaactatgaaaaataattcatcGGGGGTGCGAATTGAAGTGGAATTGGTATACGAAAGCTGCAGTTGAGTGAAGTCACGCTCAAAGTTAAAACGAATAAAGCGACGTAAACTTATCCACAAAACAGTAAGCGGCGCTGCTATAGCCTATAACACAGCCGAAAAGAGGGTATTATAAATGTGCTGCCGTCGGATTAATCGTACCCGAATACGCGCGTAGAGTGGAAtgttatacgtacctatataagttaattatacgagcattattaattatctataatattagtgACACGAATTAACACACTTATggagattataataaatataatacatttatagttgcATTTATTATTCAACGACGAATCGTACTAACAACTGCAAATGTAATTATATGTCTTgattctatgttaaaaaaataacgctATACAACagttatcaaaaatatagttCGTATAAATTGTTTCGTTATGGGGGGGTTATCGATTATGTTATTATCACgtcgcattatataatatactgtcttttggcattataaataattatacgaatTTCGATAAGGTTATGCTTATTGGTGAATTACCATTTATACATCtaagtttcattattattttctaaaattaatactataataatcggtatgta encodes the following:
- the LOC132926550 gene encoding uncharacterized protein LOC132926550 isoform X1 — protein: MALAAPGVYVQPRRPAGLPALVPVKVGSTLPAADTTATIVMRRYQRIIPDNIKFEYFKMAKTASPAPSAGSSGDPQHQKPGPKPKYSHQQSSSSAPPSSTSSNSKLPLPQCKVKRNYACAKCPYYTQNPRSFLHHQKNVHAERLKVYECSHCLYASKHSQKLQRHVQMVHQSNKSGKNNHGFDDSGKPLLVPPVRIRVQRFEKFTDQHLAKLVIVEDVDVDETEVVTGVEEESGTEEHTVSGVEEGTEEDAETEADADAGEDEDELDDEEAGGEEEQDDEDEEDEPEDEADLSNDGSGDADDRVPAVSLLQTAPPTPPSAAPQPPPQLQKKSYKQDKQSVTFIQCSVCPFGSHSRTLVNRHEKSAHLKKKFFRCMKCNYVTHMRARYTKHVKYHTMPMIKCDDCDFRTPYKWNLDRHNRNHSVTAPGTYKCSHCSFSADIKQSLTVHETNHHVPPVGGVFPANGTNRRRYRVGASDAPGSAVDGTEIVTYETTKEGGIVEIMTETKSASPSVSASGGGSMSKVAATKIGGTSSTCTVVKKTTTTTTTAASLPSAPIKIISVTSPPEGNIKTAEQKPASRRRPMPKLIPIVDQQQQRRVPTVVRMRLPATTTSSAPPPQDNAAVITADDYYSLTAGQSALSDFASIIDDVDCASSPFNSTGGLANATASGVAASGTTADRRRSSSSAGSSSTTSSPKSKTASFFDKLKAKVDETADLTCKVCRYESKCLSEFMRHQRTHGADGDAATATADSLKTERTAATQERTPTPPPPVTASELKSTRCQRCRKRCKTSAELLVHLATCRGANTAVSTAAASLDIPNQSVAAKDIVTDEDLETQQHPMENKIFVWNTAAVTTPPQGDDDNDDDCEERDSVTVTEIGMPPNVESPSVDREPQDESEDDTNDTPENNNPSDRELLIKHQEQLKHAIRKEGKMYKTVFKCPHCTFWAATASRFHVHIVGHLNRKPFECSCCAYRSNWRWDITKHIRLKSARKGGAEESVAVANSHQGAKVLMTDETGRRNYSKYNRYLTVMEMDIADGADKAAGGECEDGKGVRKSVGGGIARKRRAPAFVYNKGATSSLKQHQPQTSLTGRAAAVAGQLKRFKAAAIRNQQLNQHMTHNAAASTSNPPSATGSDNRSKTVWKCKKCFFRDCDRLTVLNHVKAHYRRGEFGSNTSATRMNSSQHNDGTTAIDISTNAINSELYIQKKKSAEKKETTEQNSPTIDRRKTKTPTTGSTSDTLLLLSTNPKSLMLYDDENFLSCPLCDVTAASPGQLKEHMQRTHIPEETKYRCEYCPFWSEEKKAMLDHMMFAHEMDDGSVNTDVNATDVNYGTEQRDESASNSINYDDEEEMQAIDENGSSNEATANMTMFDNGSDDTNATTNMEVLFDTSDDNIVVVETVECKPDFVDNDEGSTIETSSIPSKSSEKSSFSSTVADEKITDNMISCEYDGVEEPEEDEQVEDEEIIVRAEEVTEPTSVKIIKATFTSTTSSATSEENTTTVSRKEIEVFECNECWYYSTNRRDLLAHKQLHIERGALYSCTECVFNVTKSAILYHHYRHGHVIEEPELRYPEDSIVRAGQRDMNAKNSENKLENKIANATDVDETTGPPMVWHYRKENIPPFTKVFKCRYCPHTNRRRHNTVEHERMHSDHPDHQNHRQMQQRLSGCSVPPSPLHPCKRCTYVCNNAGVLASHVKVHSTSYSCSTVGFYDITVVDSVQIRAIEYVMELEQRLLLDKNTATNSGLLLSSNEVLSDSSSDNENPEDVTKYTEIDDPELKFCPYCPARYFFRADLRFHIRFHRFRGWKNACDCCSFVARARSHVDAHEIVHCDEYAQRTTELLTSGYPVNPKYPRRSEYPAMVNDDSPQLQRRPGSPPQLLDYKHSKTHSPEPDGQRQRRTKRVRHSEPNVVATVAQPPSTEDVDDNSKRRRRSMTVGVAMKTANAKPPPPALLPVSKMIRSKSPPPPLLPAPKTTVATAIKSTSGAAVKPVTHKTTSGATGKVVKTTKASYTRQFMCTMCPGKFFKSTALQYHKTLHGGPGRHKCRCCDYAVSTYGNLVRHEAVHRDLPVREKIKNKTSKKLKALSKLKARGKKIPLSANSLTTSTPLDAKGELSDENDDDDDDDDDDDDDDEELGIDPEFGSIMLGNPSFFYPTTIKNGVIRSKRYKCPKCPSAFNKREQYVVHLTLHGAVDKYQCDKCDYAVRYTANYVQHQRKHARDAEIRKNNAQAADRAKMIKEQEEAANAQRIRKRPTAEDRKPLRTTKPVVKLQPQDTTFTNEISDQQTAYELNAAYGATGNLVGETTTSLFRCAHCPFECDIRSQLDRHNTHHYAAMNSSGAASKRSWKRSCRFCTYRTHGEVDLVEHTRVHFLRSTGEPVTTNEEHATDESTTATVPTNVGDYVEFHGKRVVYSQRRRNNNTDDQEAAAAAENLEEGDIEPFFVFKDCGDVRYRTDDSTNGMTTAAIIKSHSKRFSPDCPPPQMAIDYNDNRTGDDSPKVPPAAFVRFFDSGTRLEFLGDESSEPMGKRKRSSSKK